The following proteins are encoded in a genomic region of Ovis canadensis isolate MfBH-ARS-UI-01 breed Bighorn chromosome 12, ARS-UI_OviCan_v2, whole genome shotgun sequence:
- the CAMK1G gene encoding calcium/calmodulin-dependent protein kinase type 1G codes for MGRKEEDDCSSWKKQTTNIRKTFIFMEVLGSGAFSEVFLVKQRVTGKLFALKCIKKSPAFRDSSLENEIAVLKKIKHENIVTLEDIYESTTHYYLVMQLVSGGELFDRILERGVYTEKDASLVIQQVLSAVKYLHENGIVHRDLKPENLLYLTPEENSKIMITDFGLSKMEQSGVMSTACGTPGYVAPEVLAQKPYSKAVDCWSIGVITYILLCGYPPFYEETESKLFEKIKEGYYEFESPFWDDISESAKDFICHLLEKDPNERYTCEKALRHPWINGNTALHRDIYPSVSLQIQKNFAKSKWRQAFNAAAVVHHMRKLHMNLHSPGVRPEVENRPPIPAASRPTSPEITITETPAAPGPSAAAPVPPRLPCRHGPQPAAPGGRSLNCLINGSLRISSSLVPMQQGPLAVGPCGCCSSCTNVGAKANASYCSEPTLLKKANKKQNFKSEVMVPVKAGGNSHCRVGQTGVCLIM; via the exons ATGGGTAGAAAGGAAGAGGATGACTGCAGTTCCTGGAAGAAACAGACCACCAACATCCGGAAAACTTTCATCTTCATGGAAGTGCTGGGATC AGGAGCTTTCTCAGAAGTTTTCCTGGTGAAGCAAAGGGTAACTGGGAAGCTCTTTGCCCTGAAGTGCATCAAAAAGTCACCTGCCTTCCGGGACAGCAGCCTGGAGAATGAGATCGCTGTACTGAAAAA gATCAAGCACGAGAACATTGTGACCTTGGAGGACATCTATGAGAGCACCACTCACTACTACCTGGTCATGCAGCT TGTTTCTGGTGGGGAGCTCTTTGACCGGATTCTGGAACGGGGTGTCTACACAGAGAAGGATGCCAGCCTggtgatccagcaggtgttgtcAGCTGTGAAATACCTCCACGAGAACGGCATCGTCCACAGAGACTTAAAG CCTGAAAACCTCCTGTACCTCACCCCCGAGGAGAATTCTAAAATCATGATCACAGACTTTGGTCTCTCCAAGATGGAGCAGAGTGGTGTCATGTCCACTGCCTGTGGGACCCCAGGCTACGTGG CTCCAGAAGTGCTGGCCCAGAAACCCTACAGCAAGGCTGTGGATTGCTGGTCCATCGGCGTCATCACTTACATATT GCTGTGTGGGTATCCCCCCTtctatgaagaaactgagtctaaGCTGTTTGAGAAGATCAAGGAAGGCTACTATGAGTTTGAATCTCCGTTCTGGGATGACATTTCTGAGTCAG CCAAGGATTTTATTTGCCACTTGCTGGAGAAGGACCCAAATGAGCGGTACACCTGCGAGAAGGCCTTGAGGCACCCCTG GATTAACGGAAACACAGCCCTCCACCGGGACATCTACCCATCAGTCAGCCTCCAGATCCAGAAGAACTTCGCCAAGAGCAAGTGGAGG CAAGCCTTCAACGCGGCGGCCGTGGTCCACCACATGCGGAAGCTGCACATGAACCTGCACAGCCCAGGGGTCCGGCCAGAGGTGGAGAACAGGCCGCCCATCCCTGCAGCCTCGAGACCCACCTCCCCGGAGATCACCATCACCGAGACACCCGCTGCCCCGGGCCCGAGCGCGGCGGCCCCCGTGCCGCCCCGGCTGCCCTGCCGGCACGGCCCCCAGCCCGCAGCCCCCGGGGGCAGGTCCCTCAACTGCCTGATCAATGGCTCCCTCCGCATCAGCAGCAGCTTGGTGCCCATGCAGCAGGGGCCCCTGGCTGTCGGGCCCTGCGGCTGCTGCTCCAGCTGCACGAACGTTGGCGCCAAAGCAAACGCCTCCTACTGCTCGGAGCCCACACTGCTCAAAAAGGCCAACAAAAAACA GAACTTCAAATCGGAAGTCATGGTGCCAGTGAAAGCCGGCGGCAACTCCCACTGCCGGGTGGGGCAGACTGGAGTCTGTCTCATCATGTGA